The Brumimicrobium sp. genomic interval TCTAAATGGGTATATATCTCCGTTGTTGTAATCGATTCGTGACCCAACATTTCTTGAATTGCACGCAGGTTCGCACCTCCCTCAATCAAATGAGTCGCAAAGGAATGGCGAAAAGTGTGGGGACTAATATTTTTCTTTAAACCAATTTGTGCAGCTAAATCTTTAATAATTGTAAAAATCATCACACGGGTCAGCTTCTTTCCTCTACGATTCAAAAATACAAAATCTTCATTCCCCTTCTGAATAGTCATGAAATTGCGTGTTCCCTTCACATACAAAGTAATTTCCTTCTCTACGGATTCACTTACAGGGACTAATCTTTCTTTATTCCCTTTTCCTATCACTCGTATAAAACCTTTATCAAAAAATATAGATGAAAATTTTAAATCAATTAATTCACTCACACGTAAACCACAACTATAAAGGGTTTCCAGAATGGCTTTATTACGATGACCTTCTGGTTTACTCAAATCAATTGCTGATTGCAATGAATCTATTTCTTCAATGGTTAAATAAACTGGTAATTTCCTTCCAATTTTAGGTAATTCCAATAAGGCACTTGGATCATCCTTTAAAGCATCTTCAAGAATTAGAAAATCAAAAAACTGTTTTATTCCGCTAATTACACGCGCTTGTGAACGTGCTGACAAACCCAAATCAAATAAATCAGCTACAAAGTTTTTCAAAATAGCCAAATCAACTTGTAGAGGAGAAATAGAACGGGCCTCACAATAAGTGATTAATTTATCCAAATCATTCTGATAGGCAAGAATTGTATTTTCTGACATACCTCGTTCAATATGAAGATAATTTACAAAACCCCTAAAATATGTTTGCCATTGATTCATACATTCAAAGTAAGTTAATCTTCAAAAATAGCTGTTTTTTCATGGATATTTTGTAATATCGTAATCAAAATAACAGAAATATGCATCTTCATATTATTAATGGGCCGAATTTAAATCTTTTAGGAACTCGAAATCCAGAACAATATGGTACTATGAGCTTTGAGGATTTTCTAGATTCCTTAAATTATGAAGATATAAAAATCACCTATTTTCAAAGTAATATTGAAGGAGAAATCATTAATGAACTTCACACCTCAAAAGCTAATGGAATTATCTTAAATGCAGGTGGATACACACATACTTCTGTTGCCATTCGTGATGCAGTTGAAGCGATTACAATCCCCGTAGTTGAAGTCCATATTTCCAATATAACTAAGAGAGAGCGTTTTCGTCATGAAAGCTTAATTTCTCCAGTTGCCATAGGTTGCATCTTTGGATTCGGGATTAAAGGGTATCAATTAGCAATTGAATATTTTCAAAGACATCTATAGAAAAACTAGCCCATTTTATTTCAATTTTAATAAATAAAGTGTATATTTACCGTGCTCTTTCATCTGAAAACAGAGCTAATGTGCTATACTATAAAAACTTACGATTATGAAACTAAAACTATTTACTTTACTAAATACACTATTTTTTATATTTTTAGCTGAAACCAGTTTTTCTCAAACAACAGAAACATTTACCACAATAGGAACAACGACTTGGACAGTACCGCCATGTGTTACCGAGATTACTGTTAAAGTATGGGGAGCTGGAGGAGGTGGTGGTGGGACATCTTCTCATCAAACAGGCTCTGGAGATCCGTATGAAGCTTGCACCGGCGGTGGTGGCGGTGGTGGCGGTGGCTATGCCCAAAGAACCTATAATGTTACGCCAGGAGATGTATACTCAATCGTAGTTGGAGCTGGAGGAACAATAGGAATCGGAACAAATAATAATGGCCCTGCTGGAAACGGAGGAACAGGAGGAACTAGTACATTTTCGGGTCCCGCAACAGCAATTCCTGGAGTTCTAACTGCTACTGGTGGAACGGGTGGCGGTGGTGCCACCGCTGACAATACAGGAGGAAATGGCCATATTGGTGATAATGGAGCTGGTGGAGCAGGTGGTGTGGGCTCAAATGGAAGCTTGAATGCAAGTGGTGGAAGTGGATCTGGCGGATCAAATTCTGGATCTTGCCATGACTTAAGTGGAGCTGGAGGAGCAGCAGGAAGCTCAGGCGGAAATGGTGCTAATGGTCAATTCATAGGTCCATGTCCTCATACATCAGCTATGGCTGGAGGCGCTGGAAACAACGGCGGAGGAAGTGGTGGTAATGGTATCCAAGGAAATATTAATGCTAGTCGACACGTTGTAAATGGGAATGCAGGTTCAAATTATGGCGGTGGTGGTGGCGGTGGAAATATCCACCTCAATAGCTGGCCTAACAGTTGGCAAAGATCAAATGGAGGTGCGGGAGCACAAGGTGTAGTTATCATCGAATATACCGATAACAAACCAGCTCCACCCATTGTAACTTCTAGTCCAGCAACTTGTACAAAAGATGGATCCTCAACTATTGTAGGATATACAGGAAATCCAGGTGATTACACTTTCAATCCTGCAGCAACTATAGGTACCGGTGGAGTTGTTATTGGAACAGCAGGAACTACTTACACGGTTACATACACATCAAGCCCTGGTTGTTCTTCTGACCCAACTACATTTACAATACCTGCTCAATTACCCATTCCAACAGACCCAACTATCAATGTTGCTGCTCCGACTTGTTCTTCTAATGGAACTGCAACTATTGCTGGATATTCAGGAAATCCATCCAACTACACCATTACACCATCTGCTGGGGTATCCATAGGTGCCGGTGGAGTAATAAACGGATTAACTCCTGGTACATCATATACCATTTCTGCGACAAATGGATCTTGTAGCTCAGGAGATGTATCATTTATAGTTGATCCTAAATATGATGCTCCGGATGTACCAACTGTCCAAATTACAGACTCAGACTGTGATAATGATGGTAGTGGGCGTTTAACAAATCATTCAGGAAGTAATACTTATACATTCAATCCAAACCACACGATAACATTCGGCATTAATGGGGAAATTAATGGTGCGACACCTGGAACCTCATACACAATAACTGCGACCAACTCAAACGGTTGTACTTCTAGTAGCAGTTTTACAATTCCAACAAAAAAACCTACCCCTCCTGCCCCTGTTATTTCTATTACAGCTGCAGATTGTGGAACTCCAGGTTCTGCTCAGATTACAAACTATAGTGGTAGTAATTCTTATAGTTTCAATCCTGGTGGCCCATCTATTGCTTTTGGACTTGGATCTACACGCAATATAAACAGTGCAACTCCAGGTACTTTATATACAATTATTGCTACAAGAGATGGATGTTCATCTTCTTCAACTTTTACAGTACCTCCAGCTAAAACTGTACCTGTTAGTCCTAATCCTGTAATTACTGCTCCTACTTGTAGCAGCAATGGAACAGGATACATTCAAAATTATAGTACGGGTGTAACATACGTAGTCAATCCTTCTACTGCAAGTATTGACATAGCAGGAAATATAATTAATGCTACATACGGACAATCTTATACAGTTACAGCTGTCGATAACGGCTCAGGCTGTCCATCTACACCTGCCACATTTACAATTAATGGTCAACTTGATAACCCTACAGTGACTTTATCTGCTGAAAACAATGAAATATGTAATGGATCCTCTGTCTTATTAACTGCTGGAGGTAGTGCAACTTCTTTTACATGGACCCCTGGAGGATCAACCGGATCAACTTTAAGTGTGTCTCCTACATCTAATACGACATATTCAGTTACAGGCTCTCTATCCAATGGATGTTCAGATACAAAATATGTTACCATTACTGTAAACCCAACGCCAGTAATCAATGGTACACCAAATATATCTCCTGCTGATTGTAATGCTAGTAACGGTTCTATTACTGGGCTATCCGCAAGTGGAGGTACTCCTGGCTACACATACTCTTGGATTGATGGAGGAGGGACCCCTTCTGGTTCTAATGCAAATTTAACAAATGTACCTGCAGGAGCTTATACTTTAACTATTACAGATAGTAAAGGATGTACAGATGTCATAGGGCCAATTAACATTACTAATCCTAATGCACCAAATGATCCAAATGTTAGCACTATTTCAGCAGATTGTGACAACAATGGAACAGCAACAATAAGCAACTATGATCCAAATAACACTTATACATTCTCTGATCCTAATATCACAGTTAATAGTAGTGGAGTTATATCAGGATATAGCTATGAAACAAATTACTCTGTTACTGCAACTTTTGCTGGATGTACATCTGGCACTGAGTTTTTCCTAGTAGAGGAACAGTTAGCAAACCCAATTGTTACTATTACCGCTTCAGAATCAGAAATATGTGAAGGCACACAAGTTACGTTAACAGCAAGTGGCGCTGATTCCTATTCGTGGGATACTGGTTCTTCTGATCTTTCTATTACTGTTAACCCAAGTACTACCACAACTTACAATCTTACAGGTACATTAAGCAATACATGTACAGATAACACTTCCATTACTATCACAGTAAATCCGAATCCTTCCATTACAGGTACGGCTATAAGCTTAGACTCTGACTGTGATATTGACAATGGTAGTATTAGTGGTCTTGCCAGCTCTGGTGGTACAGGTTCACTCTCATATTCTTGGGAAAATACAAGTGGAACTGTTGTGGGTACTTCTGCTGATTTAAATGGAGTACCTGCAGGAAATTATACCTTAACTGTTACTGACAGTAAAGGCTGTTCAGATACGTATGGACCTGTTACGATCATAAATCCAAATGCACCGGATGAACCTATAATTGATATTTCAAGTGCAACTTGTGATAATGATGGGTCAGCTACTATTGATAATTATGATGCAAATAATACCTATTCATTCTCAGATCCTTCTGTAACAATAGATGCTTCTGGTGCAATCTCAGGAATTACTGCCGGAACAACATATACAGTAACATCTACTGAATCAGGTTGTACTTCAACAATAGCAACATTCTCTATTGATGCTCAATATCCACATCCAACAGTAAATCTAACAGCTGATATAACTGAGATTTGCTTAGGAGAAGATGTAACATTAACTGCAAGTGGTGCCGATGATTATTCATGGAACGAAGGACTAAATGACGATGAATCTCACATTGTTTCACCTACGGGTAATACAACTTATACCGTAACAGGTACTGAAAACATAAATGGTTGTTCAAGTGATGCTTCCATAACTATCATCATTAAACCTGAACCAAGTATAGAAGCTTGGGCTTCATCAATTGAGGTTTGTGAAGGTGATGCAATTCATTTATTTGCTGATACAATTAACCCTAGTTCAGATGTTACATATTCTTGGACAGGACCTAATGGATTTACAAGTACAGACCAGAATCCAACTATAACTCCATCAGAAAATGATAATGATGGAACATATTATATTACCGGAACTGCAACTAATGGATGCGGGATTGCTATTGATAGTGTAACTATAATTGTTCATCCTGTACCAAATTCAGGAAGCTTAACTGAATCAGAAATCAACTCTTGTGCTGGATCTGATTTAACGCTAACAATCACAAATCCTGATGCAGGAACTAACTATGTTTGGTCGTACGATGGTGATATTATCGGTAGTGGTAATAGTTATGATATATCTTCTCCTGGAACATCAAACAGTGGTACATATACTGTATACGCAGAAAACGAATTTGGTTGTCATGGTCTTGTAGAAACTATTGAGGTAGAAATCACAGTTTGTGATCTCGAAATCGTTGAGGCTTTCTCACCAAATGGCGATGGAGTAAACGAATATTTCACCATTAGCAATTTAGAAGCTTATCCTAATACAGAAATTTGGATTTATACTCGTTGGGGATTAGAAGTTTATCACAGTGAAGATTATAAAAATGACTGGGATGGAAAATCTCAAAATAGCTTGAATTTGGGAGACGATATACTACCTGAAGGAACCTATTACTACCTGATTAAGTTAGGTGGTGAAGAGAATACTCCTAAATCAGGTGAAGAAATCAAAGGTTTTGTTTATTTGAAACGATAATAATAAATTATTAAAAGAAAAAGAGGCTGCTCAAATTTAGTTTAGAGACAGCCTCTTTTTTATTTCTTCTCTTTCTTCTTAGGAACAGGATCATAACCCGATCCTCCCCAAGGGTGACAAGAACTGATTCGTTTAATGGCTAACCAACTCCCCTTTATTATCCCCCATTCTTTAAGCGCATCTATTGCATAGTGAGAACAAGTGGGATTATATCTACAATTTGCAGGGAGCAAAGGACTAATTACCCATTGATATAACTTTATCAATATTAAAAAGGGAACTATTAAAATCTTTCGAAGGATTTTCATAAAACAAAAGTAATAAGTAAATTATTCTTTTCCTATGAGTAGAAGCAGCTTATCAGTAGTTATAAAATCAATTCCCATTGCTGATAACTTCTGTGCAATTTCTAGATCATTCACTGTCCATGCATTTGTAATCAACTGATGCTTTTTTGCCTCAAGTAATAATTCAGGAGCATTCATATAATCAACGTACTCAACATCCAACCCGTTTATTCCTTCCTGTAATAGAACATCAACCGTAGCATCTGAACCTAAATATAAACATGGTAAAACAGTATGTTTTTGCAATTCTTTTAAAATAAGTAAATCGAAACTTATAAAATAGATATTAGTGAGTCTATCCCCTATAGTTTGAATCACTTTCTGAACAAATTTTACTTTTTGTTTATCATTTAACCCAGATGGCTTTAGTTCTATCCATAGAGATTTCTCTCCTTCCCAATATTTCATTATCTTCTTAAAAGACAATACAGATTCCTTAGTCAACACCTGTAAACCTTTTAATTGCAGATAATGCTTCTGATAAATCATACGCCCTCGATATTCATCATCATGATGGACGATTATTTTTCCATCCTTAGTATATTGCAAATCAAATTCTATTCCTCCAATAGGTAACTCCTGAGCCTTCAAGAATGCTTGAATAGAATTCTGAGGAAGATTAAAATCCTTCCATGCACCTCGATGTGCTACAATCTTCTCTGGCTCTATCATAGAATAAAGGTAAGGACTTTGTCAATACAAAGTCAAAATCATGTTACTTTTTAAAAAGTTAGGACAAAAAAATAAGTGGCTATCAAGAGATAACCACTTATTCCAGTAAGTTAATCGTTTTATTTAATAAACTCTTTATATATGTTTATCCATTTATTTCCAAGCATTAACTCTCCACTAATTCTTCCTCCATCACGCTCATCAAATAGAATAAAACTTTGTGTATCCAATTTTTTATCTCTAGGATAAAAGCAAATTTCAAGCAAACTAGTTGACAGTTCTTCACCTGTTTTAGAGTTATCTCTAATCACATTACAAGAAGAAAAATCCCTCAGCTTAACATGCGATGTTTTCACTTCATTTCCTTGCTTTAATCCCCAAAAGGCAATATGATTTCCCTCATCTATTCCCAAGATAAGGGTATTATCCACCTCCCATCTATCTAGACTAAATCCGTTATCAATTGCATGTTTCTTTAAATTATTAATTAACTCATTTTGTTTTCTTTTATTCTTAATATAAGCATAAACAAAAGGTGATATTAATGCTATCACTGATAGCACTGAAACTACCGTATTTCCAATATTCATTTTAATTATTTTAATCGATTATTTAATGATTTCTATAGTTTAGACCATAGAAAAATACCTTGATTAATGCAAAGCACAATCAAATCACATATAAATAATGAATTTTACCAGAAATAATGAAATGGAAAAATAATATCCTGTATAGGTAGGGAAAGCTCTATTATTTGAGATTCCCTAACATAATTAGTCAGTAATTGATGAAATATCTGTCCAAGGAAAACGGAAACTGTAGCCGCATTATCAAGATCCTTCTCAGTTTTTGGAAGCATTTGTGAGATGGAAACATTTTCATGACTAGTGTTTATTGTTTGTGGAAAAATTAATTTAGAAATCTCTCCTAAATATATTTGCTGAGAATGATGTTGTTGTACAAATTCATTGGAAACCTGTACTCCAGACGTCCCCATAATAGAGACTCCATAAAAAAAAATTGAAATGACTATAACTGTTAGTTTAGTCATTTCAATTCTTCTAATTTTTCTTTGCTTATCTTCCATTACCAATCAATGAAAAGGAAAGTATTATTTAACAAGTATCAGCTTCTTAGTCACAAGTCCTTTATCAGTATATATCTTCACGAAATATGTACCGTTAGACAATGAGGAAGCATTCATATGATAAGTGTTTTCGCTGAAACTAGTTTTCAATTGAATAATATTTCCTAATATATCCATAAAGACAACTCTTTCAGCAACTACATTTAATCCTAAAGTTATCTTAAAATCAGATTTAACTGGATTTGGATATACTTGGATTAAGTTCTCTAACGCTTGTGTACTTAAGCCAGCTTCAACTGTATTTACAGACTTAGAAAGCACTTTATTTCCACAATTATTTTCTAAGATACAAAGAACGTTGTAAGTACCATTATTAGCATAAGTATGAGTAACTGTTGCTCCCGTACCATTTGTCCCATCTCCAAAATTCCAGGAGTAAGTACCTACATCAGTTGCCCCATTTACTGAAAACTCATACTCCAAATTACCTAGAGAATTTACATTTATATCAACCGCATTTGGAACATTCTGTACACTAACATTAATTGAGCCATCAGTCTCACAAGCACCACCTGTAACATGAACGGTATAAAGACCTGGTGTTGTTACACTAATCGTAGAGGTTGTTGCTCCAGTACTCCATAAATAAGAAGTTGAACCAGGAATAGCTGCATTTAAAATAATGGCAGCATTTGAACAGATAACTGTATCTGCGCCTAAATTAACAATAAAATTATCACAATTTGTAGCCCCAGGCTCTGATATTGTAATTGTGTAATCATGTACCTCTCCTGATATACCTGTCATAGGATCTACTGCAAAGTCTGGACAAGAAACTACATTGTCCGAACCTGGAGGCATCCCCATAACACTAATTCCTAATCCAACAACAACTCGCATTCTATGATTACCTGTTGCAGCAGCAGCTGGGATAGAAATTGTAAAAGTAGTATTGCTGGTTTGAATAAAACCTGGAGTCTCTCCTACTTTATCCGCAACATCAAAAATGCCATCATCACCAAAATCAATCCATACCACTCCTACTACTCCTGCTTCATATATTGGAAAATCAGGGTCTGCTTCAGGTGCCTTATCCGTAGAGACAGTCACAGTATAATTCGCACCTTGATACAATTGAATTGGCGCTAAACTCGTCCTATCATCATAACCTCCACTAAAACATCCCGTATTCTGATCGTCTATCTGAGTTCCATTTTCACCAACTAAAGTAAAGGTATTTATGTCAGATCCATCTGAACAACCATCAAAATAACTAGGTACACAATAGGTCTGCGCATTTAAATAACTAAATGAAACAAAAATTCCTGTTAAAATTAAAAGTAAATTAAATTTCATATTATTATTAAACATATATGTTAAATACAAATATAAATAAAATAATTCTAGTCACACTCTCGGATATACAAATAAAACTAAGAATACAAAACACCAATTTTATGTCATAATGTCGTGTATTTTAATTAGGCTAAGTCAATTTGTCGTGAAAAATGATGTTTTTTGATTTGGTTAAAAAATTGATTTACGGAGAACAGTAAAATTTAAAAAGAAATGGATACAAATCAATGGACAACAAAGACACAAATGGCAGTAATGGAAGCCCAGAAAATTGCCACCGAAAATAGTCAACAGGCTATCGAAACGGGACACGTGTTGCGTGGAATGATAACCGTTGATGATAGCGTTATACCTTTTATTTTCCAAGAGGTTAAAAAGGATTTAAACACATTTACCAAAACGTTAAATGCTATTATTCAATCTTATCCAAAAGTACAAGGCGGAAGTCAACTTTATCTGAGCAACACCCTTCAAAAGGTACTAAACAATGGAATGAATGAAATGCGTAATTTTAAAGATGAATTCCTTTCGTTAGAAATTCTTCTTTATGCTTTACTCGATGGAAATGATAGTATTTCCAAATTACTAAACGACAATGGAATAACAAAAGACACACTAAAAAAAGCAATTATGAATTTAAGAGATGGAGAAACAGTTAATTCTCAAGGCAAAGATGGTACATACAAATCCCTTGATAAATTTGCTAATAATTTAAATGAATTAGCAAAAACAGGGAAATTAGACCCAATCATAGGGCGAGATGAAGAAATTCGACGAGTGCTACAGATACTAACTCGTAGAACTAAGAATAATCCTATTATGATAGGTGAACCCGGAGTTGGTAAAACTGCAATTGCTGAAGGAATTGCACAACGTATTGTTTCACAAGACGTACCAGAAAATCTAAAAAGCAAGGTGGTTTATGCACTCGATATGGGAGCCTTAGTTGCTGGTGCAAAATACAAAGGAGAATTCGAAGAACGCTTAAAAGCCGTAATCAACGAGGTTATTAAATCGGATGGAGAGATTATCCTTTTCATAGATGAGATTCATACACTTGTTGGTGCCGGAGGCGGTGGTGAAGGTGCTATGGATGCAGCCAATATTTTAAAACCAGCCTTAGCAAGAGGCGAGTTGAGAGCGGTTGGAGCTACAACCCTCGATGAATATCAAAAGTATTTTGAAAAGGACAAAGCCTTGGTACGTCGTTTCCAAACAGTGTTAATTGATGAGCCCTCTCCTGAAGATGCGATTTCAATTCTGAGAGGTATCAAAGAGAAATACGAAAATCATCACAAGGTATTGATTAAAGATGATGCAATAATTACAGCAGTGGAACTCTCTCAGCGTTATATTACAGACAGACAATTACCAGACAAAGCAATTGACTTAATTGATGAAGCAGCATCCAAACTGAGAATGGAAATTAATTCAAAACCAGAAGAACTGGATGAAATTGAACGTAAAATCATGCAACTTGAGATTGAGCGAGAAGCAATTAAACGTGAAAATGATGAGCAAAAATTGGCTGACTTGAAAGCTGAATTAGCAAATCTTACCGAAAAGAGGGATGAACTAATGGCTAAATGGAAAGCTGAAAAAGATGTATTAGATCAAATTCAAATCTCAAAAGAAGAAATTGAAATTATTAAGTTACAAGCTGAACAAGCTGAACGTGAAGGTAACTATGAAAAAGTTGCTGAATTACGTTATGGAAAAATCAAGGAATTAGAAGATAAGGTGGAGCAAGGAAAAGGAAAATTGGCCGAACTACAATCAGCTGGTAAAATGATTAAAGAAGAAGTTGATGCCGAAGAAGTTGCTGACGTGGTTTCAAAATGGACTGGAATCCCTGTTTCTAAAATGCTGGAAAGTGAACGCGCAAAACTCCTTCGTTTAGAAGATGAATTACGTCACCGTGTTGTTGGACAAGAGGAAGCCATTGAAGCTGTTTCAGATGCCGTACGTAGGAATCGTGCAGGATTACAGAATCCAAGTCGTCCGATTGGCTCTTTCTTATTCATGGGTACAACTGGTGTCGGTAAAACTGAACTTGCAAAAGCTTTAGCTGAATATTTATTTAACGACGAAAATGCCATGACTCGTATTGATATGAGCGAATATCAAGAAAAGCATAGTGTTAGTCGATTAATCGGAGCGCCTCCGGGATACGTTGGATATGATGAAGGTGGTCAGTTGACAGAAGCTGTTAGACGACGCCCCTACTCTATCATTTTACTAGATGAGATTGAAAAGGCACATCACGACGTTTTTAATATCTTATTACAGGTTTTAGACGACGGAAGACTTACTGATAACAAAGGGCGAGTGGTTAACTTTAAAAACACGTTGATAATTATGACCACCAATATGGGAGCAGACATTATACAAAGTAATTTTGAGGGAGCAAAACCCAAAGATCTCCAACTTATTGAAGAAAAAACAAAAAAGGAATTACTGGAGTTTCTCAAACAACAAATCCGCCCAGAATTTTTGAATAGAATCGATGAACAGATATTATTCACGCCTTTGACAGAAACAGATATCCGCCAAATTGTTGAAATACAATTAACTGGATTAAAGAAACAACTCAAAGAAAATAATATCTCCTTAGTTATAAAAGATGATGTTGTAAAATGGATTTCTGAAGTAGGTTTTGACCCTCACTTTGGTGCACGACCAGTAAAACGAGTCATTCAAAAAAACATCTTAAATGAATTGTCGAAAGAGCTGCTTGCACAAACTATTGATATTAATCAAAATGTGGTGGTAGATTTATTCGATGGAAAAGTGGTGTTTAGAAAACCAATTAATGAAGAAGAGGAACATTTGGTGTAAATAAAAAAACAAAGTAATAATTAGAGGAAAGCATAAAACAAATTAGCTTTCCTCTTTTTTGTTGTTACCAATTGGAATAAGTAATATTGGATTTTGATTTAATTTTCAAATGCTAAAGATAGCTTTCCATAATGCGTTTATTCAACCTTTACCAGAAGGACACCGTTTTCCTATGATAAAATATGAGTTACTACCACAACAATTATTATTGGAAGGAACGATTGAACAGGACAACCTATTTCAACCAGGTTTGATCGCTAAGAAAGATGTTTTAGCTGTGCATCAAGAGCAATACTTTGACAACTTATTACAGCTCAAAATCACCCCTAAAGAACAACGTATTTCAGGCTTCCCTCACGATGAAAAACTAATAATCCGTGAACAATTAATCATGGAAGGAACACGCAAATGTGCTGAATACGCCTTACAATACGGTATTTCCATGAATATTGCAGGTGGCACTCATCACGCTTACACGGACCACGGCGAGGGATTTTGCTTATTGAATGATCAAGCTATTGCTATTCAATGGCTACTAAATCAACAATTAGCAAAAAATGTTCTAGTCATAGATTTAGATGTTCATCAAGGAAATGGAACTGCAGAGATTTTTCAAAATACGCCAGAAGTATTTACCTTTAGCATGCATGGAAAAAACAACTATCCACTCAAAAAAGAAGTTTCTGATTTAGACATCCCATTAGTTGATGGCATTAAAGACAAAGATTATCTTTACACATTAGAAAAATCGTTAGATCAAATTCTAACTCATTTTTCACCTGATTTTATATTCTTTCAATCAGGAGTAGATATTCTAGAGACTGATAAATTAGGTCGATTAGCCGTAACACAAGATGGTTGTAAACAAAGGGACCATATTGTATTGAATTTAGCTAAAGAATTAAACGTCCCAATCGTAGTCAGCATGGGAGGAGGATACTCCAAAGAGATCAAACACATCGTAGAGGCCCATGCAAATACTTACAGATTGGCACAAGAAATATACTTTTAGCAATTCATTGAATGAATTATTTAAAAAAACTTTTTCATTTGTAATTGTAAGAATGAAATTTAATTATTATATTTGCCGTCCGATTTAGAAAAAAGAAATTTATATTATAATGAAAAAAGATATACATCCAGAAAATTACCGTGTAGTTGTTTTTAAAGACATGACCAACGATTTTATGTTTTTATCACGTTCTTGTGCTGAATCTAACGAGACAGTGAAATGGGAAGACGGAAACGAGTATCCAATGGTAAAATTGGATATTTCTTACAAATCACATCCTTATTTTACAGGAGTTCAACAATTTGTTGATACAGCTGGTCG includes:
- a CDS encoding PKD domain-containing protein, producing the protein MKFNLLLILTGIFVSFSYLNAQTYCVPSYFDGCSDGSDINTFTLVGENGTQIDDQNTGCFSGGYDDRTSLAPIQLYQGANYTVTVSTDKAPEADPDFPIYEAGVVGVVWIDFGDDGIFDVADKVGETPGFIQTSNTTFTISIPAAAATGNHRMRVVVGLGISVMGMPPGSDNVVSCPDFAVDPMTGISGEVHDYTITISEPGATNCDNFIVNLGADTVICSNAAIILNAAIPGSTSYLWSTGATTSTISVTTPGLYTVHVTGGACETDGSINVSVQNVPNAVDINVNSLGNLEYEFSVNGATDVGTYSWNFGDGTNGTGATVTHTYANNGTYNVLCILENNCGNKVLSKSVNTVEAGLSTQALENLIQVYPNPVKSDFKITLGLNVVAERVVFMDILGNIIQLKTSFSENTYHMNASSLSNGTYFVKIYTDKGLVTKKLILVK
- a CDS encoding type B 50S ribosomal protein L31, giving the protein MKKDIHPENYRVVVFKDMTNDFMFLSRSCAESNETVKWEDGNEYPMVKLDISYKSHPYFTGVQQFVDTAGRIDKFKNRYAKHLKK
- a CDS encoding histone deacetylase produces the protein MLKIAFHNAFIQPLPEGHRFPMIKYELLPQQLLLEGTIEQDNLFQPGLIAKKDVLAVHQEQYFDNLLQLKITPKEQRISGFPHDEKLIIREQLIMEGTRKCAEYALQYGISMNIAGGTHHAYTDHGEGFCLLNDQAIAIQWLLNQQLAKNVLVIDLDVHQGNGTAEIFQNTPEVFTFSMHGKNNYPLKKEVSDLDIPLVDGIKDKDYLYTLEKSLDQILTHFSPDFIFFQSGVDILETDKLGRLAVTQDGCKQRDHIVLNLAKELNVPIVVSMGGGYSKEIKHIVEAHANTYRLAQEIYF
- the clpB gene encoding ATP-dependent chaperone ClpB, with product MDTNQWTTKTQMAVMEAQKIATENSQQAIETGHVLRGMITVDDSVIPFIFQEVKKDLNTFTKTLNAIIQSYPKVQGGSQLYLSNTLQKVLNNGMNEMRNFKDEFLSLEILLYALLDGNDSISKLLNDNGITKDTLKKAIMNLRDGETVNSQGKDGTYKSLDKFANNLNELAKTGKLDPIIGRDEEIRRVLQILTRRTKNNPIMIGEPGVGKTAIAEGIAQRIVSQDVPENLKSKVVYALDMGALVAGAKYKGEFEERLKAVINEVIKSDGEIILFIDEIHTLVGAGGGGEGAMDAANILKPALARGELRAVGATTLDEYQKYFEKDKALVRRFQTVLIDEPSPEDAISILRGIKEKYENHHKVLIKDDAIITAVELSQRYITDRQLPDKAIDLIDEAASKLRMEINSKPEELDEIERKIMQLEIEREAIKRENDEQKLADLKAELANLTEKRDELMAKWKAEKDVLDQIQISKEEIEIIKLQAEQAEREGNYEKVAELRYGKIKELEDKVEQGKGKLAELQSAGKMIKEEVDAEEVADVVSKWTGIPVSKMLESERAKLLRLEDELRHRVVGQEEAIEAVSDAVRRNRAGLQNPSRPIGSFLFMGTTGVGKTELAKALAEYLFNDENAMTRIDMSEYQEKHSVSRLIGAPPGYVGYDEGGQLTEAVRRRPYSIILLDEIEKAHHDVFNILLQVLDDGRLTDNKGRVVNFKNTLIIMTTNMGADIIQSNFEGAKPKDLQLIEEKTKKELLEFLKQQIRPEFLNRIDEQILFTPLTETDIRQIVEIQLTGLKKQLKENNISLVIKDDVVKWISEVGFDPHFGARPVKRVIQKNILNELSKELLAQTIDINQNVVVDLFDGKVVFRKPINEEEEHLV